GGGTGAGCTGGACACCAAGGAGCGCGGGCTGGTGGAGCGGGAGTGGAACGCCATGTTCCGGGGCGCCAAGAATGCCGGCAAAGTCAAGGTGACCGACTACCGTTATGAGATCGACAAGGTGGGTTGGAATCCGCAGGAGCTGGACTTCAACCGGGGCGAAGACTGGATCATGAAGAAGATTTGCGGGGCATTCCCTGTGCCAATAGGATTGGTGGACACCACCCAGATCAGCCGGGCACCGCGTGCGGGTATGGAGGGGGCTGACCTGTTTATGGCGCAGTTCAACACCCTGCCCCGATGCACCCGGATTGAGGAGAAGCTCAACGAGCAGCTGTGTCCTATGTACGACGGGGAGCGACTGTTTTTGGCGTTCGACAACCCGGTGCCGAAGGACAAGGCCTTTCAGCTCAATGAGGATACGGCCAAGCTCAACACCGGCCTGACGTTCATCAACGAGATCCGTCAGCGTGAGGGCGAGGAGCCTGTCGCGTGGGGAGACACGCCGGTGTTTATGCAACAGGCGCAAGCCACACAACAATTTGCCCCGCTGGGGAGTCCGCCATTGCCGCCTGAGACAGGAACAGACGCAGGCAACATCCAGCCAACACCGAACAAGGCGACCAGTTCCCCACGCGGGGGCGGCTTTCCTGGCGGGGCTTTAACTGAAGGCACTAAGAAGTCCCTCTCCGACGGCATGTCCATGGAGGTGGACGGTCAGTACGTCAGCCCGCAATTGGCCGGTATCCCGGTCCGGCTGGTGCGAAACGAGCGGGGCCGGTTCGACCGCAGGGGAGTGGGACGTTTACGTGCGAGCCGGGACGTGGTGGAGAGTCTGAAACACATGGGCACATGGTCGGATATTTTTGCTATAGAGACTTCCAATAAGTTCATCAAGGAAGAGGACGGCATGTTCGCCGTGTACAGCCACCAGACCGGGAAGCTGTTCGGGAAGTACAAGACGCGGGCCGAGGCCGAGGCGCGGCTGGCACAGATGCACAGGTTTAAGGACAAATGAATTCCCTACTCACAAAACAATCGGCAGTCGGCACGGGGGAAGTGAAGCCCCTCTCCCCCGACGAGCGCCTGCTCCGCAAGGCCGTGGCCCGGTGCCTGAAGGCGCAGGTGGCCGAGGTGTATGGGCGGCTGATTGATGGGGTGACAAACAAGGGCGGTCCGGGATCTGGTAACTTCGGGCACGCGGGCAGGCCTGGAGAGGTAGGGGGCAGCGGGCCAGGCATATCAGCTCCAGACACGCCGGAGTTCAAAAAATGGTTTGGAAGTAGCAAAGTAGTGGATAAGGAAGGAAAGCCATTGGTAGCCTATCACGGGACGGTAGGGGATTTTACAACGTTCGCTCCTGGGGGAAATAAGCCGTCTGTGCAGCAATGGGAAACTGCGGGTCGCAGTCGTAGCATGATAGGGGAGAGTGGTCGGGCTTTTTTCTTTTCTACCAAACCTACAGATATTCCCGCTGCTCATCATTATTCTGACACAAAACCTGGTGCAAACATTATGCCTGTTTATTTAAGTGTTCAGAACCCTTTGATCTTTGATTCAGACACAAAGGATTGGGCGATAGAGGTGATAGGAGAAGGAAACAAAGAATTTCCACTGTTAGTTACAGATGAAGCCTATCGGAACTTACAGCATAATGGATATGACGGGGTATTTGTTTATCACGAAAAGGCTTCAGCGGAATGGCGA
The sequence above is drawn from the Dehalococcoidia bacterium genome and encodes:
- a CDS encoding phage portal protein; protein product: MNIFSRAIAKAASLFPRVVTASLPGGALEFLKRYGKMPDVSQEALVRKYWGWTQMCAQLSAVRLATTPLKLYASRAKGQSYVKNFTTHRVKKDDAAWLRKRLAKSLPNVAGAEDFEELEEHPLLDLLQNVNDQENGFEMKELTSIMLDLTGNAYWYIEKDKMAVPSKMFVLRSQWVKIVPDKEKFVSEYIYGMNTYGQEAVHIAPDSVIHFKYPNPLDPWYGMGPVQAAAYAIESSELREKFVLATMGNMARPDLIVKYLEGELDTKERGLVEREWNAMFRGAKNAGKVKVTDYRYEIDKVGWNPQELDFNRGEDWIMKKICGAFPVPIGLVDTTQISRAPRAGMEGADLFMAQFNTLPRCTRIEEKLNEQLCPMYDGERLFLAFDNPVPKDKAFQLNEDTAKLNTGLTFINEIRQREGEEPVAWGDTPVFMQQAQATQQFAPLGSPPLPPETGTDAGNIQPTPNKATSSPRGGGFPGGALTEGTKKSLSDGMSMEVDGQYVSPQLAGIPVRLVRNERGRFDRRGVGRLRASRDVVESLKHMGTWSDIFAIETSNKFIKEEDGMFAVYSHQTGKLFGKYKTRAEAEARLAQMHRFKDK